A window of the Lolium perenne isolate Kyuss_39 chromosome 7, Kyuss_2.0, whole genome shotgun sequence genome harbors these coding sequences:
- the LOC127312914 gene encoding F-box/kelch-repeat protein SKIP25 yields MAAPALAKRPCDHPSSSSSSCRDPKRHRPITAPAPPMMEKHDGVAAEAAPSQSQSQPLLPGLPDHLAQLCLAPLPPRLLHAVCRPWRRLLYAPSFPPFPALYALLQDAAHASSFAAYDPIAARWDALPAPPMPSPPPTLCHPSFLSRRLPLQCVAAAGRLVLVAGSTHSLRPALPRPLVFDPATPRWHLGPRVPLAPRRWCAAGPARGRVFVAGGVGAGYDLAVARSAASWDPSASSAAWEAAPPLRDGRFSRDAAEAVCSRGKVCMVSLRGRGAKEGAILDLDGERWEDMPPGMLAGWNGPAAASPDAGDAIFLVDEEYGALNAYDWETDRWRTLAEAEPLKGASEMAAGGGRVCVVADCGKKVVVVDVTTTPKASTTTRRNSTLTSTSTAARMWEVEAPEGRRIVSLHVLPRMTRPDQ; encoded by the coding sequence ATGGCCGCACCCGCGCTGGCCAAGCGCCCCTGCGACcacccttcctcctcctcctcttcttgccGCGATCCCAAGCGCCACCGCCCGATCACTGCACCGGCGCCGCCCATGATGGAGAAGCACGACGGTGTCGCTGCTGAGGCAGCCCCGTCCCAGTCGCAATCGCAGCCGCTGCTCCCGGGCCTGCCGGACCACCTGGCGCAGCTCTGCCTCGCCCCGCTCCCGCCGCGCCTGCTGCACGCCGTCTGCCGCCCCTGGCGCCGCCTCCTCTACGCGCCCTCCTTCCCGCCCTTCCCCGCCCTCTACGCGCTCCTCCAGGACGCCGCCCACGCCTCCTCCTTCGCCGCCTACGACCCGATCGCCGCCCGCTGGGACGCGTTGCCCGCGCCCCCCATGCCGTCCCCGCCCCCCACGCTCTGCCACCCGTCCTTCCTCTCCCGCCGCCTCCCGCTCCAGTGCGTGGCCGCCGCGGGGCGGCTCGTGCTCGTCGCCGGCTCCACCCACTCCCTCCGCCCGGCGCTCCCCCGCCCGCTCGTCTTCGACCCTGCCACCCCGCGCTGGCACCTCGGCCCGCGCGTCCCGCTCGCCCCGCGCAGGTGGTGCGCCGCGGGGCCGGCCCGCGGGCGCGTGTTCGTGGCGGGCGGGGTTGGCGCCGGGTACGACCTCGCCGTCGCGCGCTCCGCCGCGTCATGGGACCCTTCCGCGTCGTCAGCGGCGTGGGAGGCGGCCCCGCCGCTCCGGGACGGGCGGTTCAGCCGGGACGCGGCCGAGGCGGTCTGCTCCCGCGGGAAGGTCTGCATGGTCAGCCTCCGTGGCCGCGGCGCGAAAGAAGGGGCCATCCTCGACCTGGACGGCGAACGGTGGGAGGACATGCCGCCCGGCATGCTCGCCGGGTGGAACGGCCCCGCCGCGGCGTCCCCGGACGCCGGCGACGCGATCTTTCTGGTGGACGAGGAATACGGGGCGCTCAACGCCTACGATTGGGAGACGGACCGGTGGCGGACGCTGGCCGAGGCCGAGCCGCTAAAGGGCGCGTCGGAGATGGCTGCCGGTGGCGGCAGGGTGTGCGTCGTGGCCGACTGCGGCAAGAAGGTGGTGGTCGTGGATGTCACGACGACGCCCAaggcgtcgacgacgacgaggaggaactcCACGTTAACGTCCACGTCCACGGCGGCGCGCATGTGGGAGGTGGAGGCGCCGGAAGGGCGGCGGATCGTGTCCCTGCACGTGCTGCCCAGGATGACACGACCCGATCAGTAG